A part of Tessaracoccus timonensis genomic DNA contains:
- a CDS encoding type IV toxin-antitoxin system AbiEi family antitoxin domain-containing protein: MGAAQELERVLRQQAGVISSRQLTAMGYSRGQIMRLTRRWQRCAPGVYLTAPLTWMSALWAGLLVGGDDAVAGMEAAAFVRGIIEDEPKEIVICVAHARREFQLGPYRIRFRRGTRASRGTPAITTVEDTVLDTADIRPEIPAVALLTRALADGFTTRQRVLNRVRQRARQRHRALIVELCSTAGAGIESVLEYLFQRNVLRKHGLPAPARQQRRSGGRVDNVYDEYALIVELDGGRYHRDKAHDYHRDNVHMLDRDERTVRFGWRQVVVDACTSAQQVARGLQLGGWGGKRARAYCRCLNV, translated from the coding sequence ATGGGAGCAGCGCAAGAACTCGAGCGAGTCCTCCGCCAACAAGCGGGCGTGATCAGCAGCCGCCAGCTCACCGCCATGGGCTATTCACGCGGGCAGATCATGCGTCTCACCCGCCGGTGGCAGCGATGCGCACCAGGCGTATACCTGACGGCGCCGCTCACCTGGATGAGTGCGCTGTGGGCGGGGTTGCTCGTCGGAGGCGACGATGCGGTAGCGGGCATGGAAGCCGCAGCGTTCGTGCGCGGCATCATCGAGGATGAGCCCAAGGAGATCGTGATTTGCGTGGCCCATGCGAGGCGGGAGTTCCAGCTCGGGCCGTACCGGATTCGCTTCCGACGGGGCACCCGGGCCTCGCGGGGTACCCCGGCCATCACCACCGTCGAGGACACCGTGCTCGACACCGCCGACATTCGCCCGGAAATCCCCGCCGTCGCTCTGCTCACGCGTGCATTGGCCGACGGGTTCACCACCAGACAGCGTGTGCTCAATCGCGTTCGCCAGCGCGCCAGGCAGCGCCACCGTGCGTTGATCGTCGAGCTGTGTTCCACTGCGGGCGCCGGCATCGAGAGCGTGCTGGAGTATCTGTTCCAGCGCAACGTGTTGCGTAAGCATGGGCTGCCGGCTCCGGCGAGGCAGCAGCGTCGCAGTGGGGGACGCGTCGACAACGTGTACGACGAATACGCGCTCATCGTCGAACTCGACGGTGGCCGCTACCACCGTGACAAGGCCCACGACTACCACCGCGACAACGTGCACATGCTCGACCGCGACGAGCGCACCGTGCGTTTCGGCTGGCGGCAGGTCGTCGTCGACGCGTGCACGAGCGCGCAGCAAGTAGCCCGCGGATTGCAACTGGGCGGGTGGGGTGGCAAGAGGGCGCGGGCGTACTGCAGATGCCTCAACGTGTGA
- the gltX gene encoding glutamate--tRNA ligase — MSEITPARTRVAPSPTGDPHVGTAFMALFDLAWARKTGGQFVLRIEDTDQARLVEGSEQQIYDSLAWLGLQPDEGPHIGGEFAPYRQSERLETYQPYVEQLIADGHAYYCWCSPERLKQMRDEQAKSKQSITGYDRLCYGKTKEERAALPGFSETPVVRMLIPDDVPLTFDDLIRGEVKAPRPDDQVILKTDGFPTYHMAVVVDDHLMGINTVVRGEEWISSTPKHVLLYQWLGWQVPQFAHMPLLRNTDKSKISKRKNPAARLMWFKEQGYLPEAVRNFLQLLGYAGDEESEVKTFDEFVAEFSWSKVHTVGPIFDLQKLDWLNGHYIRSLSADELTQRIVAWAKEYGQWEEQMSLDVLRQAVPIIQERLVTLSGALPQLDYLFSNDIQIADDARATLKEDAAQVLDEALAVMESVPMEAAAIQAALRERLCDGLGIKPRFAFGPLRVAIAGKKVSPPLFESMEILGRDESVRRLQALRAEL, encoded by the coding sequence ATGTCTGAGATCACGCCTGCCCGCACCCGCGTCGCCCCATCGCCCACCGGAGATCCCCACGTCGGAACTGCCTTCATGGCCCTGTTCGACCTTGCATGGGCGAGGAAAACCGGGGGGCAGTTCGTGCTCCGTATCGAAGACACCGACCAGGCCCGCCTCGTCGAAGGCAGCGAGCAGCAGATCTACGATTCGCTCGCCTGGCTCGGGTTGCAGCCTGACGAGGGCCCACACATCGGTGGAGAGTTTGCTCCGTACCGACAGTCCGAGCGACTGGAAACCTACCAGCCCTACGTCGAACAGCTCATCGCCGACGGCCACGCCTACTACTGCTGGTGCTCGCCCGAGCGGCTGAAACAGATGCGCGACGAGCAGGCCAAGAGCAAGCAGTCGATCACCGGCTATGACAGACTCTGCTACGGCAAGACGAAGGAAGAGCGCGCCGCCCTGCCCGGCTTTTCTGAGACGCCGGTGGTGCGCATGCTCATTCCCGACGATGTCCCTCTCACCTTCGACGACCTCATTCGCGGCGAGGTGAAGGCGCCCCGCCCCGACGACCAGGTCATCCTGAAGACCGACGGGTTCCCCACCTACCACATGGCCGTCGTCGTCGACGATCACCTGATGGGCATCAACACCGTCGTGCGCGGCGAGGAGTGGATTTCGTCGACGCCGAAGCACGTGCTGCTCTACCAGTGGCTGGGCTGGCAGGTGCCGCAGTTCGCGCACATGCCGCTGCTGCGCAACACCGACAAGTCGAAGATCTCGAAGCGCAAGAACCCTGCCGCGCGGCTCATGTGGTTCAAGGAGCAGGGCTACCTGCCGGAGGCGGTGCGTAACTTCCTGCAGCTGCTTGGCTACGCCGGCGACGAGGAATCCGAGGTGAAGACCTTCGACGAGTTCGTGGCCGAGTTCTCCTGGAGCAAGGTGCACACCGTCGGGCCCATCTTCGACCTCCAGAAACTCGATTGGCTGAACGGCCACTACATCCGCTCGCTGAGCGCCGACGAACTCACCCAGCGCATCGTCGCATGGGCGAAGGAATACGGGCAGTGGGAGGAGCAAATGAGCCTCGACGTGCTGCGCCAGGCCGTGCCCATCATTCAGGAGCGCTTGGTGACGCTTTCGGGTGCGCTGCCGCAGCTCGACTATCTGTTCTCGAACGACATCCAGATCGCCGACGACGCCCGCGCCACGCTGAAGGAGGACGCCGCCCAGGTGCTCGACGAGGCGCTCGCGGTGATGGAATCGGTGCCCATGGAAGCCGCCGCAATCCAGGCTGCGCTGCGCGAACGTCTGTGCGATGGCTTGGGCATCAAGCCGAGGTTCGCGTTCGGCCCGCTGCGGGTGGCGATCGCGGGTAAGAAGGTGTCGCCGCCACTGTTCGAGTCGATGGAAATCCTGGGCCGCGACGAATCCGTCCGCCGCCTGCAGGCCCTCCGCGCCGAACTGTAG
- a CDS encoding glutaminase: MRTQVPQYLREVLQACERNDEGALADYIPELGNVDPNPLAVAVCMGDGTVYGAGDADIEFTIQSMSKPFVYALALHERGLEATLQQVGVEPSGDAFNDLSLREDGRPQNPMINAGAMAVHAMIGGPQAPLRARTDMIVEGLSRFAGRQLTVDEDVYTSEFATSFRNRAIANMLRNVGVIEQDPRDIVGEYTRQCATKVTTKDLATMAVTLAMGGRNPVTGEQVVPAWVCRYVLSVMMTCGMYDAAGDWMTTVGIPAKSGVSGGILGALPGQAGLAAFSPKVDSHGHSVRGVRIFEHLSRDLNLHLMEVQEARVRLLESSREVKLRDGLARHLRLRGALYFGSVERLLRELADIPDEDTVVVDLSDVTHINPIGRRMLLDAMEQLGGTGERRLVLVDPASRLRDPEGTGVEMDVVKKIDEER; this comes from the coding sequence ATGCGCACCCAGGTACCTCAATATCTTCGAGAAGTGCTCCAGGCCTGCGAGCGTAACGACGAGGGGGCCCTGGCCGATTACATCCCCGAGCTAGGTAACGTCGACCCGAACCCACTCGCCGTCGCCGTGTGCATGGGCGATGGCACGGTATACGGTGCGGGCGACGCCGACATCGAGTTCACGATTCAGTCGATGTCGAAGCCTTTCGTGTACGCGCTCGCGCTACACGAACGAGGACTCGAAGCAACCCTGCAGCAGGTGGGGGTGGAGCCGTCGGGGGACGCGTTCAACGACCTCTCATTGCGCGAAGACGGTCGGCCACAGAACCCCATGATTAACGCGGGTGCCATGGCGGTGCACGCCATGATCGGTGGTCCGCAGGCGCCGCTGCGTGCGCGCACCGACATGATCGTCGAGGGCCTGTCGCGGTTTGCGGGGCGGCAGTTGACCGTCGACGAGGACGTCTACACATCGGAGTTTGCGACGTCGTTTCGCAACCGCGCAATCGCCAACATGTTGCGCAACGTCGGGGTGATCGAGCAGGACCCGCGCGACATCGTCGGCGAATATACGCGCCAGTGTGCCACCAAAGTGACGACGAAGGACCTCGCGACGATGGCCGTCACCCTGGCGATGGGCGGGCGCAACCCTGTCACGGGCGAGCAGGTGGTGCCGGCGTGGGTGTGCCGGTACGTGCTGTCGGTGATGATGACCTGCGGCATGTACGACGCCGCCGGCGACTGGATGACCACCGTGGGCATCCCCGCGAAATCCGGGGTGTCAGGCGGCATCCTCGGCGCACTGCCCGGCCAGGCCGGTCTGGCAGCCTTCTCGCCGAAGGTAGACAGCCACGGGCACAGTGTGCGCGGGGTGCGCATATTTGAGCATCTCTCGCGCGACCTCAACCTGCATCTCATGGAGGTGCAGGAAGCGAGGGTGCGCCTGCTGGAGTCGAGCCGCGAAGTGAAGCTGCGCGACGGTTTGGCCCGCCACCTGCGACTGCGCGGCGCGCTGTACTTTGGCTCGGTGGAGCGCCTCCTGCGCGAGCTGGCCGATATTCCGGACGAGGACACCGTCGTCGTCGATCTGAGCGACGTCACGCACATCAACCCGATCGGTCGACGCATGTTGCTTGATGCGATGGAGCAGCTGGGCGGAACAGGGGAGCGGCGGCTGGTGCTCGTCGACCCCGCATCCAGGCTGCGCGACCCGGAAGGCACCGGCGTCGAGATGGACGTTGTCAAGAAGATCGACGAGGAGCGCTGA
- a CDS encoding DUF4112 domain-containing protein: MDDATRAARDEIRQEPPSTPAKATRFLTHILDDVATIPGTNIRVGLDPVLSLIPGVGSSVGAVLATSVIIDAIRLRAPLPVLARMGANYLIDWLIGLIPIVGALGDVAYRSNRRNLRLLNRTIANREQVRKASVKYWIAAAAILVGVLVVTLVLGIWLLVWLWQALAAA, from the coding sequence ATGGACGACGCCACACGCGCAGCACGCGACGAGATTCGGCAGGAGCCTCCTTCGACGCCGGCGAAGGCGACGCGTTTCCTCACCCACATCCTCGACGACGTGGCCACGATTCCGGGCACCAACATTCGGGTCGGGCTTGACCCGGTGCTGAGCCTCATTCCCGGTGTGGGCAGCAGCGTGGGCGCCGTGCTGGCGACGTCGGTCATCATCGACGCGATCCGGCTGCGCGCACCTCTGCCGGTGCTGGCCCGGATGGGCGCGAATTACCTCATTGACTGGCTGATCGGGCTCATTCCCATCGTCGGGGCGCTGGGCGACGTCGCGTACCGCTCCAACCGCCGCAACCTTCGGCTTCTGAACCGCACCATCGCTAATCGGGAGCAGGTGCGTAAGGCGAGCGTGAAGTACTGGATCGCCGCGGCTGCCATCCTCGTCGGCGTACTTGTTGTGACTCTCGTGTTGGGAATTTGGCTGCTGGTGTGGCTGTGGCAGGCCCTCGCTGCGGCGTAG